Proteins encoded within one genomic window of Macrotis lagotis isolate mMagLag1 chromosome 3, bilby.v1.9.chrom.fasta, whole genome shotgun sequence:
- the LOC141519493 gene encoding olfactory receptor 5B2-like, protein MENRSTVDEFILTGITDDPELQLLLFIIFTLIYFITLVGNLGVVVLTSWDTALHTPMYFFLSNLSLMDFGYSSSITPKVMADLLTGDNIISYNGCATQLFFFGAFAATESLLLASMAYDRHIAVCKPLHYTSIMTSTLCAHLASGAYIYGLFSSSIVIGNTFNLSFCKSNIVHDFFCDLPPLLVLSCSDIHTIESIVFILGSFTIFFPFLVIFTSYLLIFITILKIHSADGRQKAFSTCASHLIAVSIFYGTIIFMYFQPSSSHLMDIDKMASIFYTMIIPMLNPLVYSLRNKDVKNAFKKAVRRRQLQLDHIFFLERKFNL, encoded by the coding sequence ATGGAGAACAGATCTACAGTGGATGAATTCATCCTAACAGGAATAACAGATGATCCAGAGCTTCAGCTTCTTCTCTTCATAATATTTACCCTCATCTATTTCATCACACTTGTAGGGAACTTGGGAGTGGTAGTTCTGACCTCCTGGGATACTGCCCTCCACACCCCCATGTACTTTTTTCTTAGTAATCTGTCTCTGATGGATTTTGGCTACTCCTCAAGTATTACTCCCAAGGTAATGGCTGATCTTCTTACAGGGGATAACATCATTTCCTATAATGGATGTGCTACAcagttgtttttctttggggCTTTTGCTGCTACTGAAAGCTTACTCTTGGCATCCATGGCCTATGATCGTCACATAGCTGTATGTAAGCCTCTACATTACACCAGCATCATGACATCAACTCTATGTGCACATCTAGCTAGTGGTGCTTATATTTATggtcttttctcctcttccatagtcataggaaacacatttaatctttctttttgtaaGTCTAACATAGTCCATGACTTTTTCTGTGATCTTCCCCCTCTCCTAGTTCTCTCTTGCTCTGACATTCATACTATTGAGTCAATAGTCTTCATCTTAGGTTCATTCACtatctttttcccatttcttgtCATCTTTACTTCTTACTTGTTAATCTTTATCACCATCCTGAAAATTCATTCTGCTGATGGCCGCCAGAAAGCCTTTTCCACCTGTGCTTCTCATCTCATAGCAGTATCTATATTTTATGGGACAATCATCTTTATGTATTTCCAACCCAGCTCAAGTCATTTGATGGATATAGACAAAATGGCATCAATATTCTACACAATGATCATCCCTATGTTGAATCCTTTGGTTTATAGTCTTAGGAACAAAGATgttaaaaatgcttttaagaaAGCTGTGAGGAGAAGACAACTTCAATtagatcatatttttttcttagagagaaaatttaatttataa